The sequence GGTCAAGTCATAATTTATAAATCGTAACTTACGAAATCGGTCCGCGTCCGGGGCGCACCGGGCTCTTGCCCTGCGGGCGGGGGTCTGTTATACCGGGGGCCCCATGAAGCTCTCGCGGATCCGCAAGCTCACCTGGAAACTCCTGGCCGTCTACGCCCTCGTCGTCGTCATGGTCGCCGCCGCCGATCCTTCGCCCGAAAAATGGAGGCGCTGGAATTTCGCCGTGGGCGTCGCCCTCCTGGGGGTCTGCATCTGGATCCGTCTCTGGGCCGCCGGACACCTCGTCAAGAACAAGGTCCTCACCGTCACCGGCCCCTATGCCTACGTCAAAAACCCCCTCTACATCGGAACCTTCCTCGGCATGGTCGGCTTCGCCTTCGTCGCCATGGGCGACCCTTCTCAGGAAACCTGGTATCTGCGCCATCTGAATTGGATCCTCCTGGCCGTGGGAATCGCCGTCTTCGTCGCCTACTACGTCCCCTACAAGAAGCGCCGCGAGGGCGACCGGCTCCGCGAAATCTTCGGAGAGGCCTGGGATCACTACGACCGCTCCGTTCCCGACTACATCCCGCGCCTGCGCCGCTACGAGCGCGCCGTCGACCGCCCCTGGAGCTGGCGCACCGCCTGCGAAAACAGCGAACAGTGGACCCCCCTGGCCGTGGCCGCGGGGCTCGCGGCGGTGATCTGGAACCGATGGCTGATCGACCTCTTTACGACCCTGATCGGGTGACCCCCCGCGTTCTGCGGGACAAGGGCGGGT comes from Planctomycetota bacterium and encodes:
- a CDS encoding isoprenylcysteine carboxylmethyltransferase family protein, giving the protein MKLSRIRKLTWKLLAVYALVVVMVAAADPSPEKWRRWNFAVGVALLGVCIWIRLWAAGHLVKNKVLTVTGPYAYVKNPLYIGTFLGMVGFAFVAMGDPSQETWYLRHLNWILLAVGIAVFVAYYVPYKKRREGDRLREIFGEAWDHYDRSVPDYIPRLRRYERAVDRPWSWRTACENSEQWTPLAVAAGLAAVIWNRWLIDLFTTLIG